The following is a genomic window from Gammaproteobacteria bacterium.
TCGGTACTGCAGGTTTCGCCCGCTACCTCGGCCAGTTTGCGCACGAAATCGAGAGTGATTTCCCAACCTGTGGGAATCTGAGCGGAGCGCGACACGCCCGAGCCAACCAATACGGCATAGACGCCAGGATTCGCCTGGACGGAGAAAGCAAGGGAGTGCAGCGGATCGATCATGCCTTCTCCACCTCCCCAATAAGCCGCTCTGCATCCGCTACGCGCAGCTCGCCTGAAATGAGCTTTGGCAGCAGGGTGTCGCGGAGCCGTGCCAACGCTAGGCTCTCATTTCTCGACGTGTTTTCGAGCAATGACTGAGCTTGCGCCGTGAAAGCACTAAGTAATTTCTCTGGTGGCATAGCAACCATTTCAGATTCAAGGAAGTGCGTGGTCTGAAAATTTGCAATACCAGTGCTTTGATTTTGATACTCCCAAGTTCCGCCCGAGGCATAAAGATTCTGCAGGTGCATGAAAGCTAGCAGGCCTAGCTCTGCGCTCTTGGGGCGGAAGCGCCTACAAAAACTTGCGCAGACAAGAGCACTGCTAAATCGTTTTAGGGTCGCCTCGGAAACAAATATAGAACGACCTGTTGGCTGTGTAGGGCTGCCGCCGGAAATTTCCACAACGATATCGCCAGCCTGCAATTGACGGGATGCGAGTTTTTTTGCGGTTGTGAACCGAGTTGGTACTTTTCCGATACCACCTGAGGCGACGGCGGGGAAATCGGTTCCTCGGATGATGGATACTGCTCTGGAGTGGTCTTCGTCTGGGGTATCTTTCCCCCAATCTCCACCGATTGTGCTGTCGAGTAATGTGCCGAATGGGACGTAACCCCATCCCAATGGAATCTCACCAAACTCAGTTTCCACGAGCTGGTCGGGGAAGAATTCGTACAAGTGAGTTGGCATACCGGGAAGCGATTCGCCTTGCAACCAGCGACCTTCCACCTTGGCGCGCACCGGCTCAAAGTCCACAAACCACGCTTTAAAAAGAGCCAGAGCCATCCTCTCCATTGTTTCGTTTGTCCGACGGTTCGTGGCGATAAGGTCATCTATCGAAGACAAAATGCTTCCAATGCCTTTTCGCTCAGAGCTTGAAAACTCGGGAATGACGTAATCCGCGATGGCCTGCCAAGAAACCCGCTGCCGCCCAGATGTGCCTTCCATTCGTGTCTGGGCATAAGCTCGAAACTCGGGGTGCCGCGCCACGTAATAGACAAAATCCTGATCGATGTCTGGTTCTTTCGCGGACATGACGATGAATTCAGTCGATCCATGGCCAACAGCGTTTTCGGGTAGTCCGCTTACCTTCGCGGTTTTTCCGTTTTCGAGGCAGGGGGTAATTCGAGCGAACAGGGTGTCCCCATTTCTGAATTTACTACCACCACCATTGAAAACGCGCTTGCCGATTCCTGAAACGTCTCTTTCTCCCTCAGGTAGATCTGCCATCTCGATAAAGGAAGCCACGACACCCTTCTCAAGAGGGCGCTTTGGATTGAAATCAATCAGGTCGGAAAGCTTCATTGGTCACTCTCCGGAATTGGGAACCCAATGAGTTTCAATTGCGTTCGCATCGTGGTCTGGAGAACAGCAGAATCGGCTAGCTGTTCCCCGAGTTCGGCCGTAAGTCGTGTCATCCGTTCTTCGAAGGATTCGTCATCCTTTTCGACGCCGCCTGTTCCGACATACCGTCCCGGCGCAAGGACGTAGTCATGCTTGCGTAGGTCTTCAAGCGAGGCGGATTTGCAGAATCCTGATACGTCGGCGTACTCGCCTGCAGCATCCTCCCCGCGCCAAGCGTGGTAGGTATCGGCGATCTTTTGGACTTCCTCGTCCGTCAGTTCGCGTCTGGTGCGATCTACCAAAACGCCGAGCTTGCGGGCGTCGATGAACAGCACTTGCCCACGCCGGTCGCGCAGACCCTTGCCGGGGTTCTTGTTGCGAGCCAGGAACCACAGGCAGGCGGGGATCTGCGTCGAGTAAAAGAGTTGTCCGGGCAGGGCCACCATGCAATCCACTGCGTCGGCTTCGATCATCGCCTTACGGATCTCGCCCTCGCCGGACTGGTTGGAGCTCATCGATCCGTTGGCCAGCACTACGCCCGCTGTGCCGTAGGGCGCGAGGTGATGGTAAATGTGCTGCAACCACGCGTAGTTGGCGTTGCCAACCGGTGGAGCGCCGAATTTCCAGCGCACGTCCTCCCGCAGACGGTCGCCACCCCAGTCGGAGATGTTGAACGGTGGATTGGCGAGGATGTAGTCTGCCTTGAGGTCGCGCAGTTCGTCCTTGTGAAAGCTGCCCTCGTTGTTCCATCTGATGTCAGAGTCGATGCCGCGCACCGCGAGGTTCATCTTGGCCAGCCGCCAAGTCACGTAGTTCGATTCCTGGCCGTAGATGGCGATGTCGCCGATGCGTCCGCCGTGCTCCTGAACAAACTTTTCGGACTGAACA
Proteins encoded in this region:
- a CDS encoding type I restriction-modification system subunit M, whose protein sequence is MATNDTNKNGGNLGFEAEMFKAADKLRGNMEPSDYKHVALGLIFLKYISDAFEARHKALLAEDPQAAEDKDEYLADNVFWVPKDARWSHLQANAKLPTIGTLIDDAMRAIEKDNESLKGVLPKDYARPALNKVMLGELIDLISGIALNEEGHASRDILGRVYEYFLGQFAGAEGKRGGEFYTPRSVVRVLVEMLEPYQGRIYDPCCGSGGMFVQSEKFVQEHGGRIGDIAIYGQESNYVTWRLAKMNLAVRGIDSDIRWNNEGSFHKDELRDLKADYILANPPFNISDWGGDRLREDVRWKFGAPPVGNANYAWLQHIYHHLAPYGTAGVVLANGSMSSNQSGEGEIRKAMIEADAVDCMVALPGQLFYSTQIPACLWFLARNKNPGKGLRDRRGQVLFIDARKLGVLVDRTRRELTDEEVQKIADTYHAWRGEDAAGEYADVSGFCKSASLEDLRKHDYVLAPGRYVGTGGVEKDDESFEERMTRLTAELGEQLADSAVLQTTMRTQLKLIGFPIPESDQ
- a CDS encoding restriction endonuclease subunit S translates to MKLSDLIDFNPKRPLEKGVVASFIEMADLPEGERDVSGIGKRVFNGGGSKFRNGDTLFARITPCLENGKTAKVSGLPENAVGHGSTEFIVMSAKEPDIDQDFVYYVARHPEFRAYAQTRMEGTSGRQRVSWQAIADYVIPEFSSSERKGIGSILSSIDDLIATNRRTNETMERMALALFKAWFVDFEPVRAKVEGRWLQGESLPGMPTHLYEFFPDQLVETEFGEIPLGWGYVPFGTLLDSTIGGDWGKDTPDEDHSRAVSIIRGTDFPAVASGGIGKVPTRFTTAKKLASRQLQAGDIVVEISGGSPTQPTGRSIFVSEATLKRFSSALVCASFCRRFRPKSAELGLLAFMHLQNLYASGGTWEYQNQSTGIANFQTTHFLESEMVAMPPEKLLSAFTAQAQSLLENTSRNESLALARLRDTLLPKLISGELRVADAERLIGEVEKA